One genomic region from Roseofilum reptotaenium CS-1145 encodes:
- a CDS encoding response regulator codes for MSFSSNLLSSDLNGCPLMERYLRQIYHQQATGELIVTAQDQTWHLFFYLGHLLYATGGMHRSRRWYRYIKLFSVDWSEIELKKPTGMWEYYLLRYALQQHQINLNQAQSVIAYSAIEILFTLLNQPSNDVSSRWKPSQRLSGNTATTPRSSLALKIPPLIERTQSLSKQWQTMELTSLSPDLAPMLKRELPKRVNAQTSTKLIELFNGENPIWDIALEMKQSLYTLSRSIRHFWKQGIIEFQSLPDLNPPVSWTTPRMDQTLNGESDTSISGPLVACIDDSPLVGHALGHILIPAGYQLLKIHDPISGIAQLAKHKPDLILLDVVMPTVTGYNLCSFLRQTSLFSDTPIIILTSRDHIIDRTKAKLAGATDFLTKPAKPEQLLKLIEKHINPISPVTES; via the coding sequence ATGTCTTTCTCCTCCAATCTGCTCAGTTCGGATCTCAATGGGTGCCCTCTCATGGAGCGTTATCTCCGGCAAATCTACCACCAACAAGCCACTGGTGAGTTAATTGTTACCGCTCAAGATCAAACTTGGCACTTATTTTTTTATCTAGGTCATCTACTCTATGCTACCGGGGGAATGCATCGCAGCCGCCGATGGTATCGCTATATTAAGCTGTTTTCCGTTGATTGGAGCGAGATCGAACTCAAAAAGCCCACAGGAATGTGGGAATATTATCTCCTCCGCTATGCTCTACAGCAACACCAAATCAACCTCAATCAAGCTCAATCTGTGATTGCCTATAGTGCCATTGAAATTTTATTTACCCTGCTCAACCAACCCTCTAATGACGTTTCCAGTCGTTGGAAACCCAGCCAACGGTTATCGGGCAATACAGCGACTACTCCGCGATCGTCCCTAGCCTTAAAAATTCCACCCTTAATTGAAAGAACTCAAAGCTTATCGAAGCAATGGCAGACCATGGAATTAACGTCTCTGTCTCCCGATTTAGCTCCCATGTTAAAACGGGAACTTCCTAAACGAGTGAATGCTCAAACCTCAACCAAGTTAATTGAGCTATTCAATGGGGAAAATCCCATTTGGGATATTGCCTTGGAAATGAAGCAATCCCTCTATACCTTATCTCGCAGTATCCGCCATTTTTGGAAACAGGGAATTATTGAGTTTCAATCCTTGCCCGATCTGAATCCACCGGTTTCTTGGACAACCCCTAGGATGGATCAAACCCTCAATGGGGAATCCGATACCTCCATTTCTGGCCCCCTAGTTGCCTGTATTGATGATAGTCCCTTAGTTGGCCATGCTTTAGGCCATATTTTGATTCCTGCTGGGTATCAATTACTCAAAATCCATGACCCCATTTCTGGCATTGCCCAATTGGCCAAACACAAGCCAGATCTGATTTTATTAGATGTAGTGATGCCCACGGTAACCGGCTATAATTTGTGCAGTTTTTTGCGGCAAACGTCTTTGTTTAGTGATACTCCCATTATTATTCTGACCAGTCGGGATCACATCATCGATCGCACTAAGGCGAAGTTGGCAGGGGCAACGGATTTTTTGACAAAACCTGCTAAACCGGAGCAACTGCTAAAGTTAATCGAAAAACATATCAACCCCATTTCCCCCGTAACTGAATCATGA
- the crtE gene encoding geranylgeranyl diphosphate synthase CrtE codes for MVRTNDMQSPRSAIAFDLNSYLGDRKRQVEAALDQALPLLYPETLYESMRYSLLAGGKRLRPVLCLASCELSGGTIDMAMPTACALEMLHTMSLIHDDLPAMDNDDYRRGKPTNHKVYGEDIAILAGDGLLTYAFEHIARQTQGVGSDRLLQVIIQVSTAVGAAGLVGGQVVDLESEGKSDVDISTLNYIHTHKTGALLEASVVSGAMLAGASSDLLERLSQYAKNIGLAFQIVDDILDITATSEELGKTSGKDAQAQKATYPSLWGIEKSKQESKSLIEQAKAQLEGYGEAAKPLLAIADFITARSY; via the coding sequence ATGGTACGAACAAACGACATGCAATCTCCTCGATCAGCGATCGCCTTTGATTTAAACTCTTATTTAGGCGATCGCAAGCGCCAAGTAGAAGCTGCCTTAGATCAAGCGCTCCCCCTGCTCTATCCAGAAACCCTCTATGAGTCCATGCGCTACTCCCTCTTAGCTGGAGGTAAACGTCTACGTCCTGTTCTCTGTCTGGCGAGTTGTGAGCTATCTGGGGGCACCATAGACATGGCAATGCCGACTGCCTGCGCTTTAGAGATGCTGCATACCATGTCTTTGATCCATGATGATTTACCTGCCATGGACAATGATGATTATCGTCGGGGTAAGCCCACCAACCACAAAGTCTATGGGGAAGACATCGCTATTTTAGCCGGGGATGGACTGCTAACCTACGCCTTTGAACATATTGCCCGTCAGACTCAAGGAGTGGGGAGCGATCGCTTATTACAGGTCATTATCCAAGTTTCCACTGCCGTTGGTGCGGCGGGGTTAGTTGGGGGACAAGTGGTCGATCTCGAATCTGAAGGTAAATCGGATGTTGATATCTCCACTTTAAACTATATCCATACCCACAAAACCGGCGCATTACTCGAAGCTTCCGTCGTTTCTGGAGCCATGCTTGCGGGGGCATCCTCAGACTTATTAGAGCGTTTAAGTCAATATGCCAAAAATATTGGTCTCGCCTTTCAGATTGTCGATGATATCCTCGATATTACGGCGACTTCTGAAGAACTGGGAAAAACCAGTGGTAAAGATGCCCAAGCCCAAAAAGCTACCTACCCTAGTCTTTGGGGAATTGAGAAATCCAAACAAGAAAGTAAGTCCTTAATTGAACAAGCAAAAGCTCAGTTAGAGGGGTATGGAGAAGCGGCGAAACCCCTACTGGCGATCGCGGACTTTATTACTGCCCGAAGTTATTAG
- the folD gene encoding bifunctional methylenetetrahydrofolate dehydrogenase/methenyltetrahydrofolate cyclohydrolase FolD has protein sequence MANDISQILDGKATARTIRARLKAEIESLQPQMGRPPGLAVLLVGDDPASAIYVKNKQKACERIGIESFGRLFPASTEQAELEEVIAALNEDERVDGILVQLPLPKHLDAVALLHRIDPQKDVDGLHATNLGKLVRSETGLRSCTPEGVMALLKEYNIEISGKNAVVVGRSILVGKPMALMLLEANATVTIAHSRSQNLSEITRSADILVSAVGRPQMITAEWVKPGAVVIDVGINRIPSNEGKGKLVGDVDFESVKPICSAITPVPGGIGPMTVALLLQNTVWSYRQKIA, from the coding sequence ATGGCAAACGATATCTCACAAATTCTCGATGGTAAAGCAACGGCTCGCACTATCAGAGCAAGGTTAAAAGCTGAAATTGAGTCCTTACAACCCCAAATGGGCCGTCCTCCAGGGTTAGCGGTACTCTTGGTGGGAGATGATCCGGCTAGTGCCATCTATGTAAAAAATAAACAAAAAGCGTGCGAGCGCATTGGCATTGAGTCTTTTGGTCGCCTGTTCCCCGCTTCCACCGAGCAAGCTGAACTTGAAGAAGTTATTGCAGCGCTTAACGAAGATGAGCGAGTGGATGGTATTTTAGTGCAACTCCCCCTACCCAAACATTTAGATGCGGTTGCCCTCTTGCATCGGATTGACCCTCAAAAAGATGTGGATGGACTTCATGCAACCAACTTGGGAAAATTGGTGCGCTCAGAAACGGGACTGCGCAGTTGCACCCCTGAAGGAGTCATGGCTCTGCTGAAAGAATATAACATTGAGATCTCTGGAAAAAATGCCGTTGTGGTCGGACGCAGTATTTTAGTCGGTAAACCGATGGCGTTAATGTTACTCGAAGCCAACGCTACCGTAACGATTGCCCATTCGCGATCGCAAAATTTATCTGAAATTACCCGCTCTGCTGATATCCTAGTTTCTGCGGTAGGCCGACCCCAGATGATTACCGCTGAATGGGTTAAACCTGGTGCGGTGGTCATTGATGTGGGAATTAATCGTATTCCTAGTAATGAGGGCAAAGGGAAATTAGTCGGAGATGTGGATTTTGAATCTGTCAAACCTATCTGTAGCGCCATTACCCCTGTTCCTGGTGGGATTGGGCCGATGACCGTGGCCCTATTATTGCAAAATACAGTATGGAGTTACCGTCAAAAGATCGCATAA
- a CDS encoding DMT family transporter, producing the protein MNKPAKWWLGLVLGFGVLTIATSAVFIRLCLESAGMAGAGFSLVLAALRLAIASVLCLPLWKGIQHNKASRQAWQWAIAAGLCLAIHFSLWIASLSYTSIAASTTLVTTNPIWVALILWVWQGKRPTQLTVMGILIALTGGILIAFGGESTTPTGSLSLLGNALALMGAWSASFYLILGQQAQQEGLGLGHYIATVYTLAALCLLPLPLFLGTPYAGYPVDVYLYIALMAILPQLMGHTSLNWSVRWISPTTVALAILCEPIGATSLGYLIFAEVPTPLVFGGAVILLFGVALAIWGEGKRSQNY; encoded by the coding sequence ATGAATAAACCGGCGAAGTGGTGGTTGGGATTGGTTTTGGGGTTTGGCGTTTTAACGATCGCCACTTCGGCTGTCTTTATCCGCTTGTGTCTTGAGTCTGCGGGAATGGCAGGAGCTGGATTTAGTTTGGTGCTGGCTGCTTTACGTTTGGCAATAGCTTCAGTTCTTTGTCTTCCCCTGTGGAAAGGCATTCAGCACAATAAAGCTTCACGACAAGCTTGGCAATGGGCGATCGCCGCTGGACTTTGTTTGGCCATCCATTTTTCCCTATGGATCGCGTCTTTATCCTATACCTCAATTGCAGCTTCTACCACCTTAGTTACCACCAACCCCATCTGGGTCGCCTTAATTCTCTGGGTTTGGCAAGGCAAACGACCCACTCAACTCACAGTTATGGGCATTCTCATTGCCTTAACTGGGGGAATTCTGATTGCGTTTGGAGGAGAAAGCACTACCCCAACTGGCTCCCTGTCTCTTCTGGGTAATGCCTTGGCCTTAATGGGCGCTTGGTCAGCCAGTTTTTATCTGATTCTCGGACAACAAGCCCAACAGGAAGGATTAGGTTTGGGTCATTATATCGCTACTGTTTATACCCTAGCGGCCCTGTGTTTACTCCCGCTCCCCTTGTTTTTGGGCACTCCTTATGCCGGTTATCCCGTTGATGTGTATCTCTATATTGCTCTGATGGCTATCCTTCCCCAACTCATGGGTCATACCTCCTTGAATTGGTCTGTGCGTTGGATTTCACCAACCACCGTTGCTCTGGCTATTCTCTGTGAACCCATAGGGGCAACTTCGCTCGGTTATTTAATCTTTGCCGAAGTACCCACCCCATTGGTGTTTGGGGGAGCCGTAATTTTGCTATTTGGTGTTGCCTTAGCCATTTGGGGAGAAGGGAAAAGGAGCCAAAACTATTGA
- a CDS encoding divergent PAP2 family protein codes for MQVVNEILGNRILIIALIACLSAQALKLVVDLIKHQKLNIRALVTTGGMPSSHSALVSALATGIGMTTGWSSPEFAIATIFAIIVMYDAAGVRQAAGKQARILNQIIDELFQENPEFNEDRLKELLGHTPFQVIMGLLLGVVIAWLACRYTF; via the coding sequence ATGCAGGTTGTGAATGAGATTCTGGGGAACCGGATATTAATCATCGCTTTGATTGCTTGTTTGAGTGCCCAGGCGCTTAAATTAGTCGTTGATTTGATTAAACATCAAAAGCTCAATATTCGAGCTTTAGTCACCACGGGAGGAATGCCCAGTTCCCATTCTGCCCTGGTATCTGCCTTAGCGACTGGCATTGGTATGACGACGGGATGGTCAAGTCCAGAATTTGCGATCGCCACCATTTTTGCCATCATTGTTATGTATGATGCCGCAGGGGTTCGCCAAGCCGCCGGTAAACAAGCTCGTATCCTTAATCAAATTATTGATGAGTTATTTCAGGAAAACCCAGAATTTAATGAAGACCGTCTCAAAGAACTACTCGGCCATACCCCATTTCAAGTGATTATGGGACTACTGTTAGGCGTAGTCATTGCCTGGTTAGCGTGTCGTTATACATTCTAA
- a CDS encoding glycoside hydrolase family 10 protein, whose translation MFSWLNQRKTKIILSWLIGWTLVCFWGVFPVTGQTPPIPATELRGVWLTNVDSDVLFSSDRLTDALEKLDRLHFNTVYPTVWNDGYTLYPSAVGKEVTGRSVLKIPGLQKRDMLAEVIEQSHQRGMSVLPWLEFGFMAPAESELVKRHPDWITNRADGSQVVMQGIHPRVWLNPVHPQVQQLIVDLVTELVTHYDIDGIQLDDHFGLPVELGYDAYTRQVYQSEHNGQLPPENPEDEAWIRWRADRITTVMARIFAAVKSKRPDAIVSLSPNPQHFAYSRYLQDWFSWERQGFVEELLIQIYRDDLERFQAELKRPEVQVALDHIPVGIGVLTGLKNRSVPMSQVQEQVAEVRNGKFAGVSFFFYETLWNLSQESPQNRQADWKSIFPQSAARPSILHCWR comes from the coding sequence GTGTTCTCTTGGCTCAATCAAAGAAAGACTAAAATCATCCTGAGTTGGCTAATTGGTTGGACTTTAGTCTGCTTTTGGGGCGTGTTTCCAGTGACTGGGCAGACTCCCCCTATACCTGCAACAGAATTGCGTGGGGTATGGTTAACCAATGTCGATAGTGATGTCCTGTTTTCGAGCGATCGCCTCACGGATGCTCTAGAAAAACTCGATCGGCTCCATTTTAATACGGTTTATCCGACAGTTTGGAATGATGGGTATACCCTCTATCCCAGTGCAGTCGGAAAGGAGGTAACCGGCCGTTCAGTACTCAAAATCCCCGGTTTACAGAAGAGGGATATGCTCGCCGAAGTCATCGAGCAGAGCCATCAACGGGGCATGAGTGTACTACCGTGGTTGGAATTCGGCTTTATGGCTCCAGCCGAATCTGAGTTAGTCAAGCGTCACCCCGATTGGATTACCAACCGTGCAGATGGTTCCCAAGTCGTGATGCAAGGAATTCATCCACGGGTATGGTTAAATCCCGTTCATCCCCAAGTCCAGCAATTGATAGTCGATTTAGTGACTGAATTGGTGACACACTACGATATTGATGGCATTCAGTTAGACGATCATTTTGGTTTGCCCGTAGAGTTGGGCTATGATGCCTATACTCGGCAAGTTTATCAATCAGAACATAACGGCCAACTGCCACCAGAGAATCCAGAAGATGAAGCCTGGATACGCTGGAGAGCCGATCGCATCACCACAGTAATGGCGCGGATTTTTGCGGCTGTTAAAAGTAAACGCCCCGATGCCATTGTTTCCCTCTCTCCCAATCCCCAGCATTTTGCCTATAGTCGCTATCTTCAAGATTGGTTTAGCTGGGAGCGACAAGGGTTTGTCGAAGAATTGTTGATTCAAATCTATCGAGATGACCTAGAGCGGTTTCAAGCCGAGCTGAAGCGACCAGAAGTACAAGTTGCCTTAGATCATATTCCCGTAGGAATTGGGGTGCTAACGGGGCTGAAAAATCGCTCAGTTCCCATGAGCCAAGTTCAAGAACAGGTGGCTGAAGTCAGAAACGGAAAATTTGCTGGGGTCTCTTTCTTTTTCTATGAAACGCTCTGGAATTTGAGTCAGGAGTCTCCCCAAAATCGACAAGCCGACTGGAAAAGCATCTTTCCCCAGTCGGCTGCGCGTCCCAGCATTTTGCACTGCTGGCGATAA
- a CDS encoding tetratricopeptide repeat protein, with protein MPKPIYYALLVCLWSGWGSLQPAWGQAIVPHTLQLEREELEEEGIKLARQAEQLAQFQQYEPALPRAQLAVQLLPDDIRAWFLLGRLYLQTDDVGRGIETLEKARSLEPKNELVLFTLGSAHFQNEDYQRAADYLKEGLRIKPDQLAALFDLGNAYYKLNRWSDAIAEYEKAIRQDEEFWPGINNIGLIEYEQGQVDRAIASWRKAVSIEPDAAEPQLALAVALYINGDREQGLRMGAAALELDPAYADLEFLKANLWGDRLLADTKTFLETPRIQETLAQLSEAEFHQQR; from the coding sequence GTGCCAAAACCGATTTATTATGCTTTGTTGGTGTGCTTGTGGAGTGGGTGGGGTAGTCTGCAACCAGCCTGGGGTCAGGCGATCGTTCCCCATACTTTACAGTTAGAGCGGGAAGAGTTGGAGGAAGAGGGAATTAAGTTAGCTCGACAAGCGGAACAACTGGCCCAGTTCCAACAATATGAACCTGCTCTTCCTCGCGCTCAGTTGGCAGTTCAGCTTTTACCGGATGATATCCGGGCTTGGTTTTTGCTCGGTCGTTTGTATTTGCAAACGGATGATGTAGGGCGGGGAATTGAGACGTTAGAGAAGGCCCGATCGCTCGAACCGAAGAATGAGTTAGTTTTGTTTACGTTAGGTTCGGCCCATTTCCAAAATGAGGACTACCAAAGGGCGGCTGATTATCTAAAAGAAGGATTGAGGATTAAACCCGATCAACTGGCGGCCCTGTTTGATTTGGGGAATGCTTACTATAAGCTCAATCGCTGGAGTGATGCGATCGCCGAATATGAAAAGGCAATTCGCCAAGATGAGGAGTTTTGGCCAGGGATTAACAATATTGGCTTGATTGAGTATGAACAGGGTCAGGTCGATCGGGCGATCGCCTCTTGGCGTAAAGCGGTGAGCATTGAACCCGATGCGGCTGAACCCCAGTTGGCTTTGGCCGTTGCTTTGTATATAAACGGCGATCGCGAACAAGGCCTGAGAATGGGAGCCGCCGCTCTCGAACTTGACCCAGCTTATGCGGATCTGGAGTTTCTGAAAGCTAATCTTTGGGGCGATCGTCTCTTAGCCGATACGAAAACCTTTTTGGAAACTCCGAGAATACAGGAAACTCTTGCACAACTCTCTGAGGCAGAATTTCACCAGCAACGTTGA
- a CDS encoding PCP reductase family protein translates to MVEVEQMYELEWTAEAEVKLKNIPYFVRSQARGRIEQLARESDSEIVTADLVEQARLEFGQ, encoded by the coding sequence ATGGTAGAGGTAGAGCAAATGTATGAATTAGAATGGACGGCTGAGGCTGAGGTTAAACTGAAAAATATTCCTTATTTTGTGCGATCGCAAGCCAGAGGCCGCATTGAACAACTTGCCCGCGAGTCTGACTCGGAGATCGTTACTGCTGATTTAGTCGAACAAGCTCGCCTTGAATTTGGTCAATAG
- a CDS encoding IS4 family transposase, which translates to MFPELYQKILKAHLSLTQYLTLNLLVLVVQGCRNVALSKLAERFPQPIKVASRVRSIQRLLSLKSLNAKKVWFPIVRELLKKEKEEREGKKKKKGLFHQEYLLLVIDRTQWKERNVMMLSLVWGTHALPVYWEMLRKKGSSSLEEQERVLSPVLELLKEYKIVVIGDREFQSVKLGEWLYSRGVDFVLRQKKSTCIAENSSLYESLESLEIRPGMSRFYREVYCGKSHQLGPFNLTAYWKRKYRGKGPKEAWFILTSLDDMELALSFYSARWGIETLFKDCKTGGYNLEETRVNEQRLLATILVIAMAYTWATLQGIAWGKMSINSYLARPTEKERKVKRHSHFYMGCYGLLWVHAFQSWSSLAQELMESKPHKRLFFQKGLNSLSLIQSTL; encoded by the coding sequence ATGTTCCCTGAATTATACCAGAAAATCCTCAAAGCCCATTTAAGTCTGACACAATATTTAACGTTAAATCTGCTAGTATTGGTAGTGCAAGGGTGTCGAAATGTAGCCCTATCGAAACTAGCAGAAAGATTTCCTCAACCGATAAAAGTAGCCAGTCGAGTTAGAAGTATTCAAAGGTTACTGAGTCTGAAAAGCCTAAATGCCAAGAAAGTCTGGTTTCCGATAGTGAGAGAATTATTAAAAAAAGAAAAAGAAGAAAGGGAAGGGAAGAAAAAGAAGAAAGGATTATTTCACCAAGAATATCTGCTATTGGTGATAGATAGAACTCAATGGAAAGAAAGAAATGTGATGATGTTAAGTCTAGTGTGGGGGACTCATGCCCTGCCGGTATATTGGGAAATGTTGAGGAAAAAAGGCAGTAGTAGTCTCGAAGAACAAGAAAGAGTATTAAGTCCCGTCTTGGAGCTACTGAAAGAGTATAAAATAGTAGTAATAGGAGACCGTGAATTTCAGAGCGTCAAGTTGGGTGAGTGGCTATATTCAAGGGGTGTAGACTTTGTACTGCGTCAAAAAAAGAGTACCTGCATCGCGGAGAATTCATCTTTATATGAGTCCCTAGAGAGCCTAGAAATTAGACCAGGAATGAGCCGATTTTACCGAGAAGTCTATTGTGGAAAATCTCATCAGCTAGGGCCCTTTAATCTAACGGCTTATTGGAAAAGAAAGTATAGAGGGAAGGGGCCAAAAGAAGCCTGGTTTATCCTGACGAGCTTAGATGATATGGAATTAGCTTTATCATTTTATTCGGCTCGATGGGGAATAGAAACCCTGTTCAAAGATTGTAAAACAGGGGGCTATAATCTAGAAGAGACCAGGGTAAATGAGCAACGGTTATTAGCTACTATATTAGTCATAGCAATGGCTTATACTTGGGCCACATTACAAGGGATAGCTTGGGGAAAAATGTCCATCAATTCTTATCTTGCCCGCCCCACAGAAAAGGAACGTAAAGTAAAACGTCACAGTCATTTTTATATGGGCTGCTATGGATTGTTGTGGGTTCACGCCTTTCAATCTTGGTCTTCTTTGGCTCAAGAACTAATGGAGTCCAAACCTCATAAACGCTTGTTTTTTCAGAAGGGTTTAAATTCCCTATCCCTTATACAGTCTACTCTTTAG
- the trpD gene encoding anthranilate phosphoribosyltransferase — protein MVDSAQTTPSDSLSWPDLLQQLMDKQSLSRFQAVKLMQGWLNEDIPPVLSGAILTAIQAKGVAPTELAGMAQVLQAQAASPSEALLPTEPVIDTCGTGGDGASTFNISTAVAFVAAAAGIKVAKHGNRSASSKVGSADVLEALGVNLKAPPDTISAALGEVGITFLFAPGWHPAMKAVVPIRKTLKMRTVFNLLGPLVNPLKPTGQVLGVYNPNLVPIVANAILQLGGVQRAIVLHGKEGLDEAGLGDDIVFSSVREGNVSHGVLLDYMTRKGRYPSKLNYAERLTQGLGLSPAPISELRGGEIEENTDILRNVLQGKGTTAQREVVALNASFALQVGEVTPWGEHRQGIEKALDILKSGAAWDKVQDLVTFLKEA, from the coding sequence ATGGTAGATTCTGCCCAAACAACCCCATCCGATTCTCTCAGTTGGCCCGATTTACTGCAACAATTGATGGACAAACAGTCCCTCTCTCGCTTTCAAGCCGTCAAACTCATGCAGGGGTGGCTTAATGAAGACATTCCCCCCGTCCTCTCTGGAGCCATTTTAACCGCCATTCAAGCTAAGGGAGTTGCGCCGACGGAATTAGCAGGTATGGCTCAAGTGCTGCAAGCTCAAGCAGCTAGTCCTTCGGAAGCACTCTTACCTACTGAACCCGTAATTGATACCTGTGGCACAGGTGGCGATGGTGCATCCACCTTCAATATCTCCACCGCAGTGGCGTTTGTTGCCGCAGCAGCCGGGATAAAAGTGGCAAAACACGGAAATCGGTCAGCGTCGAGTAAAGTCGGTTCTGCGGACGTTTTAGAGGCGCTGGGCGTGAACCTGAAAGCCCCCCCAGATACCATTTCTGCTGCCTTGGGTGAGGTGGGAATTACGTTCCTGTTTGCTCCCGGTTGGCATCCGGCAATGAAGGCTGTTGTCCCCATTCGCAAAACGCTGAAAATGCGGACGGTGTTTAATTTATTGGGGCCGTTGGTGAACCCTCTCAAACCCACAGGGCAAGTGCTGGGAGTTTATAATCCCAATTTGGTTCCCATTGTTGCTAACGCTATTCTGCAATTAGGAGGTGTACAGCGAGCCATTGTTTTACACGGAAAAGAAGGATTAGATGAAGCAGGGTTAGGAGATGATATTGTTTTCTCTTCAGTTCGTGAAGGTAATGTCAGCCATGGTGTTTTGCTGGATTATATGACAAGAAAGGGACGCTATCCATCTAAACTTAATTATGCAGAGAGATTGACTCAAGGGTTAGGACTCTCTCCTGCGCCTATCTCCGAACTACGGGGCGGTGAAATCGAAGAAAATACAGACATCTTGCGTAATGTTCTCCAAGGGAAAGGAACAACTGCACAGCGAGAAGTCGTTGCGCTCAATGCCTCGTTTGCCCTGCAAGTCGGTGAAGTGACTCCTTGGGGAGAGCATCGCCAAGGAATTGAGAAAGCCTTGGACATTCTCAAGAGTGGTGCTGCCTGGGATAAAGTGCAGGATTTGGTGACTTTTCTCAAGGAAGCTTAA
- a CDS encoding response regulator, with protein MKTVLIVEDDPINARVFSKILTKRGGLNVKHTENVDEVMEIVSQKAADIILMDVSLSNSVYQGKSVDGIKITQMIKADTNTSAIPIILVTAHAMQGDRENFLQQSGADAYISKPVIDHQEFVDKIKSLLPED; from the coding sequence ATGAAAACTGTTCTAATCGTAGAAGATGATCCCATTAATGCACGGGTTTTCTCTAAAATCCTCACCAAACGTGGTGGACTAAATGTTAAGCATACCGAAAATGTCGATGAGGTGATGGAGATTGTCAGCCAAAAAGCAGCAGATATTATTCTGATGGATGTGTCCTTATCCAATAGCGTGTATCAGGGTAAATCAGTGGATGGCATTAAGATTACCCAAATGATTAAAGCAGACACGAATACATCAGCAATTCCGATTATCCTCGTTACGGCCCATGCGATGCAGGGCGATCGCGAGAACTTCCTCCAGCAAAGTGGAGCAGATGCCTATATCTCCAAACCTGTGATCGATCATCAGGAGTTTGTCGATAAAATTAAATCCTTACTACCCGAGGATTGA
- a CDS encoding calcium-binding protein: MSSNNSTLTPDSSFPISRLLATNSDDIIVLNSTAGASSLINFPGGLWALDGNDIVTGSSLSEVILGNQGNDILDGGGGNDRLIGGQNGDILNAQDGDDLLRGDLGDDILNGDGDNDSLRGGQGNDILNGGAGQDLLIGDLGIDILNGGAGADTLIFRTDEANDNPILVDQIADWNSTEDLIGLTDGLTFSALVFDTSQNVAGNMPNDTLIRIQATGQILGILVDFSSGLNNSNFISISAAQMQIGSDVFSPSIP; encoded by the coding sequence ATGTCTAGCAATAATAGCACTCTAACTCCGGACTCGAGTTTTCCTATTTCTCGGCTGCTGGCAACGAATAGTGATGATATTATTGTCCTCAATTCTACAGCCGGTGCCAGCTCTCTCATTAACTTTCCAGGAGGACTCTGGGCCCTCGATGGTAATGACATCGTGACTGGCTCATCCTTGAGTGAAGTTATTTTAGGCAATCAGGGTAATGATATCTTAGACGGAGGTGGAGGAAACGATCGCCTTATAGGCGGGCAAAATGGTGATATTCTCAATGCTCAAGACGGCGATGACCTCTTACGCGGCGACCTCGGTGACGATATCCTCAATGGAGATGGGGACAATGATAGCCTTCGAGGGGGACAAGGTAACGATATCCTCAATGGGGGAGCAGGGCAAGATCTGCTCATTGGCGATCTTGGCATCGATATCCTCAATGGTGGGGCAGGTGCAGATACTTTGATTTTCCGTACTGATGAAGCCAATGACAATCCCATCCTAGTTGACCAGATTGCTGATTGGAATAGTACTGAAGATCTCATTGGCCTGACAGATGGTTTAACCTTTTCTGCTCTAGTGTTTGATACGAGTCAAAATGTAGCAGGCAACATGCCTAATGATACCTTAATTCGGATTCAAGCAACGGGGCAAATTTTAGGCATTTTGGTCGATTTCTCTTCTGGATTAAACAATAGTAATTTCATCTCGATATCAGCAGCTCAAATGCAGATCGGGTCTGACGTTTTTTCTCCTTCAATACCTTAG